The Agrococcus carbonis genome has a window encoding:
- the ribH gene encoding 6,7-dimethyl-8-ribityllumazine synthase: protein MAGEGRPEGSGLDASGLRIAVVHGRWHERIATGLLEGARRALAEMGADVTELPVPGSFELPVVAQAALEAGFDGAVALGVIIRGGTPHFEYVSEAATMGLTDVAVRTGKPVGFGVLTLDDEQQGIDRAGLPGSKEDKGREAAEAVVEAALALRSLHG, encoded by the coding sequence ATGGCAGGAGAGGGACGCCCGGAGGGTTCCGGGCTGGACGCGAGCGGGCTGCGGATCGCGGTCGTGCACGGCCGCTGGCACGAGCGGATCGCCACCGGGCTGCTCGAGGGCGCGCGCCGCGCGCTCGCCGAGATGGGCGCCGACGTGACCGAGCTGCCGGTGCCGGGCTCGTTCGAGCTGCCGGTCGTGGCGCAGGCCGCGCTCGAGGCGGGCTTCGACGGCGCGGTCGCGCTCGGGGTCATCATCCGCGGCGGCACGCCGCACTTCGAGTACGTCTCCGAGGCGGCCACGATGGGGCTGACGGATGTCGCGGTGCGCACCGGCAAGCCCGTGGGCTTCGGCGTGCTCACCCTCGACGACGAGCAGCAGGGCATCGACCGCGCGGGCCTGCCGGGCTCCAAGGAGGACAAGGGGCGCGAGGCCGCCGAGGCGGTCGTCGAGGCCGCCCTCGCGCTGCGCTCGCTGCACGGCTGA
- a CDS encoding ABC transporter permease, translating into MRTPELLEAPAPTVRGPLRGIYAGNTRSVFLRGLHVMARTNWVVVLTGFFEPVFYLLSMGVGLGALIGTVEFYGVDVEYAAYIAPALMAVSAMNGAVYDSTMNVFFKMNFAKLYQQMLSTSLGPLDVALGEILLALFRGLLYACGFMLVTTMMGLNLSWTAVLAIPAALVIAFGFASFGMAITSYMKTFQHLDYVYFLMMPMFLLSATFFPIEVYPQGLQWVIQAMPLWHGVDMIRQLTTGLIQPSIGIHLLYFAAMIVLGLWFTTTRLRALFLR; encoded by the coding sequence CTGCGCACACCTGAGCTCCTCGAAGCGCCCGCCCCGACGGTCCGCGGGCCGCTGCGCGGCATCTACGCCGGCAACACGCGCTCGGTGTTCCTGCGCGGCCTGCACGTGATGGCGCGCACCAACTGGGTGGTCGTGCTGACCGGCTTCTTCGAGCCCGTCTTCTACCTGCTGTCGATGGGCGTCGGCCTCGGCGCGCTCATCGGCACCGTGGAGTTCTACGGCGTCGACGTCGAGTACGCCGCCTACATCGCGCCCGCCCTCATGGCGGTGAGCGCGATGAACGGCGCCGTCTACGACTCCACGATGAACGTCTTCTTCAAGATGAACTTCGCGAAGCTCTACCAGCAGATGCTCTCGACGTCCCTCGGCCCGCTCGATGTCGCGCTGGGGGAGATCCTGCTCGCGCTCTTCCGCGGTCTGCTCTACGCGTGCGGGTTCATGCTCGTGACGACGATGATGGGCCTCAACCTCTCGTGGACGGCCGTGCTCGCCATCCCGGCGGCGCTCGTCATCGCCTTCGGGTTCGCCTCCTTCGGCATGGCGATCACGAGCTACATGAAGACCTTCCAGCACCTCGACTACGTGTACTTCCTGATGATGCCGATGTTCCTGCTCTCGGCGACGTTCTTCCCGATCGAGGTCTACCCGCAGGGCCTGCAATGGGTGATCCAGGCGATGCCGCTGTGGCACGGCGTCGACATGATCCGGCAGCTCACGACGGGGCTCATCCAGCCCTCGATCGGCATCCACCTGCTGTACTTCGCGGCCATGATCGTGCTCGGCCTGTGGTTCACCACGACGCGGCTCCGCGCGCTGTTCCTGCGGTGA
- a CDS encoding MFS transporter: MSLSASQATAASSQQQPANSRGRVIFASLIGTTIEFYDFYVYATAAVLVFPHLFFPTGDETTALLASFAAFGAAMVARPIGSVVFGHLGDKHGRKITLVGALLTMGIATFLIGVLPTYGQVGWIAAALLVLMRLAQGFALGGEWSGAALVATENAPVGKRAWYGTFPQLGAPIGFIIANGLFLLIAALLPSDDPSMPSEAFLEWGWRIPFLFSAVMVIVGLYVRLKLVESTSFEKAKTTGTIQRMPLATVFRDYWKELILGTFFMLATYVLFYLMTAFSLTYGRAPVDAEVPGLGYSYTTFVLMLIVGVVFFGIFTMVSGPLADRFGRRNTLIWVTLAIMAFGLLWVPLTGGGFFGVMLWLILGMSLMGFTFGPMGALLPELFPTNVRYTGSGVSYNVSSILGAAVAPFIAVALWTAGGGSVFWVGVYLAGAGALTLIALLLSKETKDLDMER; this comes from the coding sequence ATGTCCCTCTCCGCAAGCCAGGCGACCGCAGCGTCGTCGCAGCAGCAGCCCGCCAACTCGCGCGGCCGCGTCATCTTCGCGAGCCTCATCGGCACGACGATCGAGTTCTACGACTTCTACGTCTACGCGACCGCCGCCGTGCTGGTGTTCCCGCACCTCTTCTTCCCCACCGGCGACGAGACGACCGCCCTGCTCGCGTCGTTCGCCGCGTTCGGCGCCGCGATGGTCGCCCGCCCGATCGGCTCGGTCGTGTTCGGCCACCTCGGCGACAAGCACGGCCGCAAGATCACGCTCGTCGGCGCCCTGCTCACGATGGGCATCGCGACGTTCCTCATCGGCGTGCTGCCCACCTACGGCCAGGTCGGCTGGATCGCCGCGGCGCTGCTCGTGCTCATGCGCCTCGCGCAGGGCTTCGCGCTCGGCGGCGAGTGGTCGGGCGCGGCGCTCGTCGCGACCGAGAACGCCCCGGTCGGCAAGCGCGCCTGGTACGGCACGTTCCCGCAGCTCGGCGCGCCGATCGGCTTCATCATCGCCAACGGCCTCTTCCTGCTCATCGCGGCGCTCCTGCCGAGCGACGACCCGTCGATGCCCTCCGAGGCGTTCCTCGAGTGGGGCTGGCGCATCCCGTTCCTCTTCTCGGCCGTCATGGTGATCGTGGGCCTCTACGTGCGCCTGAAGCTCGTCGAGTCGACGTCGTTCGAGAAGGCGAAGACGACCGGCACCATCCAGCGCATGCCGCTCGCGACCGTCTTCCGCGACTACTGGAAGGAGCTCATCCTCGGCACCTTCTTCATGCTCGCGACCTACGTGCTCTTCTACCTGATGACGGCGTTCTCGCTCACGTACGGCCGGGCTCCGGTCGACGCGGAGGTGCCGGGCCTCGGCTACTCGTACACGACGTTCGTGCTCATGCTCATCGTCGGCGTCGTCTTCTTCGGCATCTTCACGATGGTCTCCGGCCCGCTCGCCGACCGCTTCGGCCGCCGGAACACCCTGATCTGGGTGACGCTCGCGATCATGGCGTTCGGCCTGCTGTGGGTACCGCTCACCGGCGGCGGCTTCTTCGGCGTCATGCTGTGGCTCATCCTCGGCATGTCGCTCATGGGCTTCACGTTCGGGCCGATGGGGGCCCTGCTGCCCGAGCTCTTCCCGACCAACGTGCGCTACACCGGCTCGGGCGTGAGCTACAACGTGTCGTCGATCCTCGGCGCCGCGGTCGCGCCGTTCATCGCGGTGGCGCTGTGGACCGCCGGCGGCGGCAGCGTCTTCTGGGTCGGCGTCTACCTCGCGGGCGCGGGCGCGCTGACGCTCATCGCCCTGCTCCTCTCGAAGGAGACGAAGGATCTCGACATGGAGCGCTGA
- a CDS encoding riboflavin synthase, with product MFTGIIEELGEIVSFEPHTTEQGGDAYRLTVRGPLAVSDASHGDSIAVNGLCLTVVEQTADAFTADVMQVSVDMSTLGDRRPGDRVNLERAAAVGDRLGGHIVQGHIDGTARVLSVVDGDGQRTVRFALDPALAHLVVRKGSIAVDGISLTVSAVSEPDEAEQWFEVSLIPETLATTTLGFRAVGDRVNIETDIVARHVERMLQLEDKR from the coding sequence ATGTTCACCGGCATCATCGAAGAGCTCGGCGAGATCGTCTCGTTCGAGCCCCACACGACCGAGCAGGGCGGCGACGCGTACCGCCTGACCGTGCGCGGCCCGCTGGCCGTCAGCGACGCATCCCACGGCGACTCGATCGCCGTGAACGGGCTGTGCCTGACGGTGGTCGAGCAGACGGCGGATGCGTTCACCGCCGATGTCATGCAGGTCTCGGTCGACATGTCCACGCTCGGCGACCGCCGCCCGGGCGATCGCGTCAACCTCGAGCGCGCGGCCGCCGTCGGCGACCGGCTCGGCGGCCACATCGTGCAGGGGCACATCGACGGCACCGCCCGGGTGCTCTCCGTCGTGGACGGCGACGGCCAGCGCACGGTGCGCTTCGCGCTCGACCCCGCACTCGCGCACCTCGTCGTCCGCAAGGGCTCGATCGCCGTCGACGGCATCTCGCTCACCGTCTCGGCCGTGAGCGAGCCCGACGAGGCCGAGCAGTGGTTCGAGGTCTCGCTGATCCCCGAGACGCTCGCCACCACAACCCTCGGCTTCCGCGCGGTCGGCGACCGCGTCAACATCGAGACCGACATCGTCGCTCGCCACGTCGAGCGCATGCTGCAGCTGGAGGACAAGCGATGA
- the ribD gene encoding bifunctional diaminohydroxyphosphoribosylaminopyrimidine deaminase/5-amino-6-(5-phosphoribosylamino)uracil reductase RibD, whose protein sequence is MSEITAAERAAMARARELALRGPRGVNPQVGAVILSPDGRTLAEGWHRGAGTAHAEVDALSQLASGGAAGATAVVTLEPCNHTGRTGPCAVALLDAGVARVVYGAADPGEASSNGAERLREGGVDVARTDEAEAEALIADWLFVQRTGRPRVTVKWAQSLDGRAAAADGTSQWITGPEARAHVHRERSAHDAIAVGTGTVLADDPRLTARIEGIDDAPQPVPVVFGERAIPADAALRSHPRGLRTAGHELERELADLAGDGIQTLYVEGGPTLASAFIRAGLADRFTIYLAPTLLGGPRTALDAIGVSTIDEQRRLAVTRLEQLGRDLLVEATTESEQ, encoded by the coding sequence ATGTCGGAGATCACCGCCGCTGAGCGCGCCGCGATGGCGCGTGCGCGGGAGCTCGCCCTGCGCGGTCCGCGCGGCGTCAACCCGCAGGTCGGCGCGGTCATCCTCTCCCCCGACGGCCGCACCCTCGCCGAGGGCTGGCACCGCGGCGCCGGCACCGCCCACGCCGAGGTCGACGCGCTCTCGCAGCTCGCCTCCGGCGGCGCCGCCGGAGCGACCGCGGTCGTCACCCTCGAGCCCTGCAACCACACCGGCCGCACCGGTCCGTGCGCGGTCGCGCTGCTCGACGCGGGTGTCGCGCGCGTCGTCTACGGCGCGGCCGACCCCGGCGAGGCCTCGAGCAACGGCGCCGAGCGGCTGCGCGAGGGCGGCGTCGACGTCGCCCGCACCGACGAGGCCGAGGCGGAGGCCCTCATCGCCGACTGGCTGTTCGTGCAGCGCACCGGCCGGCCGCGCGTGACCGTCAAGTGGGCCCAGTCCCTCGACGGCCGCGCCGCCGCCGCCGACGGCACGAGCCAGTGGATCACCGGCCCCGAGGCCCGCGCCCACGTGCACCGCGAGCGCAGCGCCCACGACGCGATCGCCGTCGGCACCGGCACCGTCCTCGCCGACGACCCGCGCCTCACCGCCCGCATCGAGGGCATCGACGACGCGCCGCAGCCCGTCCCCGTCGTCTTCGGCGAGCGCGCCATCCCCGCAGACGCGGCGCTCCGCAGCCACCCGCGGGGCCTGCGCACGGCCGGGCACGAGCTCGAGCGCGAGCTCGCCGACCTCGCCGGCGACGGCATCCAGACCCTCTACGTCGAGGGCGGGCCGACGCTCGCGAGCGCGTTCATCCGCGCCGGGCTCGCCGACCGCTTCACCATCTACCTCGCGCCGACCCTCCTCGGGGGGCCGCGCACCGCGCTCGACGCCATCGGCGTCAGCACCATCGACGAGCAGCGCCGCCTCGCGGTGACGCGGCTCGAGCAGCTCGGCCGAGACCTGCTGGTCGAGGCCACGACAGAGAGCGAGCAGTGA
- the trpS gene encoding tryptophan--tRNA ligase, whose protein sequence is MANPRLYSGMQPSSGSLHLGNYIGALQQWRAMQSDYDAFFSIVDLHAITVPQPPDVLREQVRTLAAQYIAGGIDPDRSCLYVQSHVAAHAQLAWLLGTITGFGEASRMTQFKDKTAKGGQESASVGLFTYPILMAADILLYDAEIVPVGDDQKQHVELTRDLAERFNKRFGATFTVPKPQILADGARIYDLQQPTAKMSKSADNDKGIVWLLDEPAKTAKKIRSAVTDTEGSIRADKAEKPGVTNLLDILSAMTGTPVASLEAEFAGQGYGVFKTAVADAVVAELAPVRERTLELLADRGELDRLLAANADRAAEVADATLGRALEAMGLR, encoded by the coding sequence ATGGCCAACCCCCGCCTCTACTCGGGGATGCAGCCCTCCTCGGGCTCGCTCCACCTCGGCAACTACATCGGCGCGCTCCAGCAGTGGCGCGCGATGCAGAGCGACTACGACGCCTTCTTCTCCATCGTCGACCTGCACGCGATCACCGTGCCGCAGCCGCCCGACGTGCTGCGCGAGCAGGTGCGCACGCTCGCCGCGCAGTACATCGCCGGCGGTATCGACCCCGATCGCTCGTGCCTCTACGTGCAGTCGCACGTCGCCGCGCACGCGCAGCTCGCGTGGCTGCTCGGCACCATCACGGGCTTCGGCGAGGCGAGCCGCATGACGCAGTTCAAGGACAAGACCGCCAAGGGCGGGCAGGAGTCGGCCTCGGTGGGCCTGTTCACCTACCCCATCCTGATGGCCGCCGACATCCTGCTCTACGACGCCGAGATCGTGCCGGTCGGCGACGACCAGAAGCAGCACGTCGAGCTCACCCGCGACCTCGCCGAGCGCTTCAACAAGCGCTTCGGCGCGACGTTCACGGTGCCGAAGCCGCAGATCCTCGCCGACGGCGCGCGCATCTACGACCTGCAGCAGCCGACCGCGAAGATGTCGAAGTCGGCCGACAACGACAAGGGCATCGTCTGGCTGCTCGACGAGCCGGCCAAGACCGCGAAGAAGATCCGCTCGGCCGTCACCGACACCGAGGGCTCGATCCGCGCCGACAAGGCCGAGAAGCCGGGCGTCACCAACCTGCTCGACATCCTGAGCGCGATGACGGGCACGCCGGTCGCATCGCTCGAGGCCGAGTTCGCCGGCCAGGGCTACGGCGTGTTCAAGACGGCGGTGGCGGATGCGGTGGTCGCCGAGCTCGCACCGGTGCGGGAGCGCACCCTCGAGCTGCTCGCCGACCGCGGCGAGCTCGACCGGCTGCTCGCGGCCAACGCCGACCGCGCGGCCGAGGTGGCCGACGCGACGCTCGGGCGCGCGCTGGAGGCGATGGGGCTGCGATGA
- the ribB gene encoding 3,4-dihydroxy-2-butanone-4-phosphate synthase — protein sequence MSITTIDVALKALRDRKPVIVVDDEGRENEGDLIMSAQLASAEWVAFMVRHTSGYLCAPLTAERADELGLPLMVLENEDTRQTAYTITVDAADRTSTGISADDRAHTLRVLGDPASTPESLRRPGHIVPLRAVEGGVRARAGHTEAAVELMQLAGLEPVGVIGELVEDSGEMRRLPSLIAFGEEHDLPVITIADLIDYLDADGLPTACGGDNEESARVSFEVETDVPTRYGTFRIAAYRDRQTGADHVAIIAGDELSDGALVRVHSECLTGEALHSLKCECGPQLDDAMQQIQQAGGGMVVYLRGHEGRGIGLINKLRAYRLQEDGLDTLDANLALGLPADAREYGAAAAIIRERGMRSIKLLSNNPLKREALEQHGIEVSELVPLLVGVGAHNEQYLAAKRDRMGHRLPDRITQNDEQGEG from the coding sequence ATGAGCATCACCACCATCGACGTGGCACTGAAGGCGCTGCGCGACCGGAAGCCCGTCATCGTCGTCGACGACGAGGGGCGCGAGAACGAGGGCGACCTGATCATGTCGGCGCAGCTGGCGAGCGCGGAATGGGTGGCCTTCATGGTGCGCCACACCTCCGGCTACCTGTGCGCGCCGCTCACCGCCGAACGGGCCGACGAGCTCGGCCTGCCGCTCATGGTGCTCGAGAACGAGGACACCCGGCAGACCGCGTACACGATCACCGTCGACGCGGCCGACCGCACCAGCACCGGCATCTCGGCCGACGACCGCGCGCACACCCTGCGCGTGCTCGGCGACCCGGCCTCCACCCCCGAGAGCCTCCGTCGCCCCGGCCACATCGTGCCGCTGCGCGCCGTCGAGGGCGGCGTGCGCGCCCGCGCCGGCCACACCGAGGCCGCGGTCGAGCTCATGCAGCTCGCCGGGCTCGAGCCGGTCGGCGTCATCGGCGAGCTCGTGGAGGACAGCGGCGAGATGCGCCGCCTCCCCTCCCTCATCGCCTTCGGCGAGGAGCACGATCTGCCCGTGATCACCATCGCCGACCTCATCGACTACCTCGACGCCGACGGGCTGCCCACGGCGTGCGGCGGCGACAACGAGGAGTCGGCGCGGGTCTCGTTCGAGGTCGAGACCGACGTGCCCACCCGCTACGGCACCTTCCGCATCGCCGCGTACCGCGACCGCCAGACGGGCGCCGACCACGTGGCGATCATCGCCGGCGACGAGCTCAGCGACGGCGCGCTCGTGCGCGTGCACTCCGAGTGCCTCACCGGCGAGGCGCTGCACTCGCTCAAGTGCGAATGCGGCCCGCAGCTCGACGACGCGATGCAGCAGATCCAGCAGGCCGGCGGCGGCATGGTCGTCTACCTGCGGGGCCACGAGGGCCGTGGCATCGGGCTGATCAACAAGCTGCGCGCCTACCGCCTGCAGGAGGACGGCCTCGACACGCTCGACGCCAACCTCGCGCTCGGCCTGCCGGCCGACGCCCGTGAGTACGGCGCCGCCGCGGCGATCATCCGCGAGCGCGGGATGCGCTCCATCAAGCTGCTCTCGAACAACCCGCTCAAGCGCGAGGCGCTCGAGCAGCACGGCATCGAGGTGAGCGAGCTCGTGCCGCTGCTCGTGGGCGTCGGCGCTCACAACGAGCAGTACCTCGCGGCCAAGCGCGACCGGATGGGCCACCGCCTGCCCGACCGCATCACGCAGAACGACGAGCAGGGAGAGGGCTGA
- the surE gene encoding 5'/3'-nucleotidase SurE codes for MRALITNDDGIDSPGLAALAAVAADAGLEVVIAAPAHEHSGASASIIATQGTAVTAAGGKGTVRSERRAIAGFEGEAYAVHAAPALITLLALHGSFGETPDVVLSGINRGANVGGAIMHSGTVGAALTAGQGGVRALAVSLDVGLVEADEQHWGTAGAVARTALATLLGAPAGAVLNLNVPNVPDAQGLELVEAHLAPFGIVQTTLTEVAGDEVRLSIREHRADDAPGSDMERLAAGHATITRVRTIADRTV; via the coding sequence ATGCGCGCACTGATCACGAACGACGACGGCATCGACTCGCCGGGGCTCGCGGCGCTCGCCGCCGTCGCGGCCGACGCGGGGCTCGAGGTGGTGATCGCGGCGCCGGCGCACGAGCACTCCGGCGCGAGCGCGTCCATCATCGCCACGCAGGGCACCGCGGTCACCGCGGCGGGCGGCAAGGGCACGGTGCGCTCCGAGCGCCGCGCGATCGCCGGCTTCGAGGGCGAGGCCTACGCGGTGCACGCGGCGCCGGCCCTCATCACGCTCCTCGCGCTGCACGGCTCGTTCGGCGAGACGCCCGACGTCGTGCTCAGCGGCATCAACCGCGGCGCGAACGTCGGCGGCGCGATCATGCACTCGGGCACCGTCGGCGCCGCGCTCACCGCGGGGCAGGGCGGCGTGCGGGCGCTCGCCGTCTCGCTCGACGTCGGGCTCGTCGAAGCGGACGAGCAGCACTGGGGCACCGCCGGCGCGGTCGCCCGCACCGCTCTCGCGACGCTGCTTGGCGCGCCCGCGGGCGCCGTGCTCAACCTCAACGTCCCGAACGTGCCCGACGCCCAGGGGCTCGAGCTCGTCGAGGCGCACCTCGCGCCGTTCGGCATCGTGCAGACGACGCTCACCGAGGTCGCGGGCGATGAGGTGCGGTTGTCCATCCGCGAGCACCGCGCCGACGACGCGCCCGGCAGCGACATGGAGCGGCTCGCCGCGGGGCACGCGACCATCACGCGCGTGCGCACCATCGCCGACCGCACGGTCTGA
- a CDS encoding ABC transporter permease: protein MSIAAQRDRVADEGGVDHGAVARRARVWGWWFVAEHRIRAMRAYVASWVAIGVGSPFLFLLGLGLGLGLLVDANQGAQGVDGVPYLVFIAPALSMATAMQTAAQENTYGVFGGFKWFPMFFAMNGTPIGPAHIAVGFQVSVLVRVLLPLVAFSAVMIVFGIGTATGALLLIPIGLLLATAAGFAVMAWVSTQTEDRGQLSFVERFVVVPLTLFSGTYFPLETLPAFLHWIGWISPLWHAAELGRSALYGAELPPVMLLVHLGYLVLVALVACLLSIRTFRRRLDK from the coding sequence GGGGCTGGTGGTTCGTCGCCGAGCACCGCATCCGCGCCATGCGCGCGTACGTCGCCTCGTGGGTCGCGATCGGCGTCGGCTCGCCGTTCCTCTTCCTGCTCGGGCTCGGCCTCGGCCTCGGGCTGCTCGTGGATGCGAACCAGGGCGCCCAGGGCGTCGACGGCGTGCCCTACCTCGTCTTCATCGCGCCGGCCCTGTCGATGGCGACCGCGATGCAGACGGCCGCGCAGGAGAACACCTACGGCGTCTTCGGCGGCTTCAAGTGGTTCCCGATGTTCTTCGCCATGAACGGCACCCCGATCGGGCCCGCGCACATCGCCGTCGGCTTCCAGGTCTCGGTGCTCGTGCGCGTGCTGCTGCCGCTCGTGGCGTTCTCGGCCGTCATGATCGTCTTCGGGATCGGCACCGCGACGGGTGCGCTGCTGCTGATCCCGATCGGGCTGCTGCTGGCGACCGCAGCCGGCTTCGCCGTCATGGCGTGGGTGTCGACCCAGACCGAGGACCGCGGCCAGCTGTCGTTCGTCGAGCGCTTCGTGGTCGTGCCGCTCACGCTCTTCTCGGGCACCTACTTCCCGCTCGAGACGCTGCCGGCGTTCCTGCACTGGATCGGCTGGATCTCGCCGCTGTGGCACGCGGCCGAGCTCGGCCGCAGCGCCCTCTACGGCGCCGAGCTGCCGCCGGTGATGCTGCTCGTGCACCTCGGCTACCTCGTGCTCGTGGCGCTCGTCGCGTGCCTGCTCTCCATCCGCACCTTCCGACGGAGGCTCGACAAGTGA
- a CDS encoding exodeoxyribonuclease III, producing the protein MVRIASVNVNGVRAAFRKGMGEWLEAGDFDVVALQEVRALDEDLLPLVPGWHVLHDPATAKGRAGVAVLSREPSIEHRTDIGLKTFDTKGRWLEADFLHGETLLTVVSAYVHSGGEVGTPKQDDKFRFLQSMGKRLPQLRAHTDHVVVMGDFNVGHTPLDIKNWKGNQKNAGFLPEERSHLDRFFGTGMVTGVDGVRGRGHGWVDVGRAAHPDQDGPYTWWSQRGKAFDNDVGWRIDYHMASPALASTARDYRVERASAWDTRWSDHAPVIVDYDL; encoded by the coding sequence ATGGTCCGCATCGCCTCCGTCAACGTCAACGGCGTGCGCGCCGCGTTCCGCAAGGGCATGGGCGAGTGGCTCGAAGCAGGCGACTTCGACGTCGTCGCGCTGCAGGAGGTGCGCGCGCTCGACGAGGACCTGCTGCCGCTCGTGCCGGGCTGGCACGTGCTGCATGACCCCGCGACGGCGAAGGGCCGCGCCGGCGTCGCCGTGCTCTCGCGCGAGCCGTCGATCGAGCACCGCACCGACATCGGGCTCAAGACCTTCGACACGAAGGGCCGCTGGCTCGAGGCCGACTTCCTGCACGGCGAGACGCTGCTGACGGTCGTCTCGGCGTACGTGCACTCCGGCGGCGAGGTCGGCACGCCCAAGCAGGACGACAAGTTCCGGTTCCTCCAGTCGATGGGCAAGCGCCTGCCGCAGCTGCGCGCGCACACCGACCACGTCGTGGTGATGGGCGACTTCAACGTCGGCCACACGCCCCTCGACATCAAGAACTGGAAGGGCAACCAGAAGAACGCCGGCTTCCTGCCCGAGGAGCGCAGCCACCTCGACCGCTTCTTCGGCACCGGCATGGTGACGGGCGTCGACGGCGTGCGGGGCCGCGGGCACGGCTGGGTCGACGTCGGCCGCGCCGCGCATCCCGACCAGGACGGCCCCTACACGTGGTGGTCGCAGCGCGGGAAGGCGTTCGACAACGACGTGGGCTGGCGCATCGACTACCACATGGCCTCCCCGGCGCTCGCGAGCACCGCCCGCGACTACCGCGTCGAGCGCGCGAGCGCGTGGGACACCCGGTGGTCGGACCACGCTCCCGTCATCGTCGACTACGACCTGTGA
- a CDS encoding GNAT family N-acetyltransferase, with amino-acid sequence MSADADRPLAGPMLPVMGRKVVLTALREDDVDRVLEACSAPQVGRWLDAPWPYARADAEAFVREFAPAGWRGEHEERVWAIRESLRGPLAGVIGLRTQIGEVGFWLHPDAQGKGLMSDALRTVVGHAEGCLTWPEVHWACYDGNLASMRVAKAAGFTYLGTREAEHRGERVLQHHAVRVAGGTPADARPWPPLD; translated from the coding sequence ATGAGCGCCGACGCGGATCGGCCGCTCGCGGGCCCGATGCTGCCGGTGATGGGCCGCAAGGTCGTGCTGACGGCGCTCCGCGAGGACGACGTCGACCGCGTGCTCGAGGCGTGCTCGGCACCGCAGGTCGGCCGCTGGCTCGACGCGCCGTGGCCGTACGCGCGCGCCGACGCCGAGGCCTTCGTGCGCGAGTTCGCGCCCGCCGGCTGGCGCGGCGAGCACGAGGAGCGCGTGTGGGCGATCCGCGAGTCGCTGCGCGGCCCGCTCGCGGGCGTGATCGGCCTGCGCACGCAGATCGGCGAGGTCGGCTTCTGGCTGCACCCCGACGCCCAGGGCAAGGGCCTCATGTCGGATGCGCTGCGCACGGTGGTCGGGCACGCCGAGGGCTGCCTGACGTGGCCCGAGGTGCATTGGGCCTGCTACGACGGCAACCTCGCCTCGATGCGGGTCGCGAAGGCGGCCGGCTTCACCTACCTCGGCACGCGCGAGGCCGAGCATCGCGGCGAGCGGGTGCTGCAGCACCACGCGGTGCGCGTCGCCGGCGGTACGCCCGCGGACGCGCGCCCCTGGCCGCCGCTCGACTGA
- a CDS encoding 1-phosphofructokinase family hexose kinase — translation MARVLIFAPAPMLTVTIEEVRGEPDVHLHVGGQGVWQARMLVALGVEVALACTVTGEIGAVARQLLEREGFVVAAIEREGISPAYVHDRRGGERVAVVEAQGEPLSRHTLDSLYSTVLRETADADLVILSGPEGDSLLPADVYRRLANDVRELGKPVLVDLAGDRLEAALDGGVDVLKVSHEELVADGRVEDGDDEQQLLDAARALAREGIALVAITRAEEGSIVVGEHGAWRVAAPELEPVDTSGAGDSYTAGIAAVLASGGDHDEAVRLGAAAGAVNATRRGLGTGDAEAIRAIAERVELHRLGDHDEED, via the coding sequence ATGGCTCGCGTGCTCATCTTCGCCCCCGCTCCCATGCTCACCGTGACGATCGAGGAGGTGCGCGGCGAGCCCGACGTCCACCTCCACGTGGGCGGGCAGGGCGTCTGGCAGGCGCGGATGCTCGTGGCGCTCGGCGTGGAGGTCGCGCTCGCGTGCACGGTCACCGGGGAGATCGGGGCGGTCGCGCGGCAGCTGCTCGAGCGGGAGGGCTTCGTCGTCGCGGCGATCGAGCGCGAGGGCATCAGCCCCGCGTACGTGCACGATCGGCGCGGGGGCGAGCGCGTGGCGGTCGTCGAGGCGCAGGGCGAGCCGCTCTCGCGGCACACGCTCGACTCGCTCTACTCGACCGTGCTGCGCGAGACGGCCGATGCGGATCTCGTCATCCTCTCCGGTCCCGAGGGCGACTCGCTCCTGCCGGCCGACGTCTATCGACGGCTCGCGAACGACGTGCGGGAGCTCGGCAAGCCCGTGCTCGTGGACCTCGCGGGCGACCGGCTCGAAGCGGCGCTCGACGGCGGGGTCGACGTGCTCAAGGTGAGCCACGAGGAGCTCGTCGCCGACGGCCGCGTCGAGGACGGCGACGACGAGCAGCAGCTGCTCGACGCGGCACGCGCGCTCGCCCGCGAGGGCATCGCGCTCGTGGCGATCACGCGAGCCGAGGAAGGCTCGATCGTCGTCGGCGAGCACGGAGCCTGGCGCGTCGCCGCGCCCGAGCTCGAGCCGGTCGACACGAGCGGCGCGGGGGATTCCTACACCGCGGGCATCGCGGCCGTCCTCGCGAGCGGCGGCGACCACGACGAGGCGGTGCGCCTGGGCGCCGCCGCGGGCGCGGTCAACGCGACGCGGCGCGGCCTCGGCACCGGCGACGCCGAGGCGATCCGCGCGATCGCCGAGCGGGTCGAGCTGCATCGGCTCGGCGACCACGACGAGGAGGACTGA